The Streptomyces sp. NBC_00459 DNA segment GGGGGGTGGTCATCGGTGTGGTGATCGCCGTGCTGATCTCGGCCGGGGCGTTCGTCCTCGGTCTGCTCAAGCCGGGTACCAAGGACTCCTGGCAGGCGAGCGGGACCCTCGTGGTCAACAAGGACACCGGCTCCCGCTATCTCTATCTGGACGGCCGGCTGCGGCCGGTGCGCAACTACTCCTCGGCGCGGCTGCTGATGGGCGCCGACATGAAGGTGTCCATGGTCGGCGCGGCATCGCTGCGCGACACCCCGCACGGAGCGCCGGTCGGCATCGAGGGCGCCCCCGACGCGCTGCCCGGTGGCGGGGACCTGGACACCGGGCCGTGGCAGGTGTGCTCGGGCACCGTCTCCGGTTCGACCGGCACCACCCTCGCGGTGGGCGGGCAGACCGTCGCACCGGGCCTGCCCACCACGCGGGCGCTGCTGGTGACCGGGCCGGACAAGGCCGACTACCTGGTGTGGCGGGGCAGCAAACTGCTCCTGGCCGACGAGTCGAACGCGCGCGAGGCCCTCGGCTACGGCTCCACTCCGCGTACGGCGGTGTCGGCTGCGTTCCTCAACTCCCTTCCGTCCGGCCCCGATCTGGCCCCGCGGCCGGTGCGCGACGAGGGCTCGGCCGGACCGTCCCTGGGCGGGCGGAGCACCCGGATCGGTGAGGTGTTCCGGGTCACCGTGCCGGGTGCCGCCGAGCGCTACTACCTGCTGGAGCGCGAAGGACTGACTCCGCTCACCGCCACGGGGGCCGCGCTGGTGCTCGGCGACCCGGAGACCCGGGAGAAGGTGTACGAGGGCCGGGCCGCGCAGGTCGCGGTGCTGGGCGCGGACGCGCTGAACGGCCGACTGGCGCCGGGCGCGGGCGAGATGGCGCAGAACCCGGATCTTCCTGAGGCACCGCCGGAGGTGCTCGGCGTCGACGAGGACACGACCGCCTGCGTACGGATCGCGGCCGGCGCGGAGGGCCCTCGGATCAGCGTGGCCCTCGAAACGGCGGCGGCACTGGGCCCGGCCGCGCAGGCCCCGCCCGAGGGGCTGACGCCGGCGTGTCTGCCGGTCGCCCGGATCACCGTACGGCCCGGTGGCGGGGCGCTGGTGCGGGCCCTCGGGGCGGGCGGGAGTCAGGTCGGCGGCACGCTCTACCTGGTGACGGACACCGGGATGAAGTACCGGGTGGGTACGGCGAAGGCGCTGGCCGCGCTCGGTTACACGGAGGGTCAGGCGTACGGACTTCCCTCGCCGCTGCTGGCGATGCTGCCGACCGGCCCCGATCTCAGCACGGAGGCCGCGGCGGTGGGCGTGAGCGGTACGACGGCGCCGCGCTGCGAGAGCGGTCGACCGTGAATTGCCCCAACCACCCAGCCGGAAGGGCAAAGGTGACGTCGATCATTGTTGGATCAACTCACCCGTGCCTACGCTCACTTGGACCACTAGAATCCCAGGAGGCCCAGATCCATGGCACCTACAGGTAAGCAGCAGTCACAGGCGGATGCCACAAGGAACGGTGTGACCGCGCTGGAGCAGGCCTTCTCGGGTGTTCAGCGATGCCGCCAGGACGTCGAGAACATGAAGCACAACCTCTCCTCCGGCTATTCGGGCAGTGACGGTGGCGCGTTCCAGAAGCTTCTGGAGCGGTGGGACCAGCAGGCGGAGATCATCTCGAACAACCTGCAGAACATGATCGACACGCTGAACGAGACGCTCAAGGCGCAGGGCCAGCAGCAGGGTTCGAGCAACCAGGCCATCCAGGAGGCGTACAGCCGGTCCGAAGCGATCTTCGAGGCGCTGCGGGGCTAGGACAGGCCCCGACCGCGTTGCCCCGCCCCTGAACCGACCGCCCAGCGACAAGGACAGCCATGCCCGACTTCACCGACGGACTCATCTACGTCGACTACTCCCACATGGACAACGCCGCCGACGACATGGTCCAGCAGACCAAGGCGATCGACAGCATCCTCACCAACCTGGACTCGGAGCTCCAGCAGCTCAAGGAGACCTGGGAAGGTGATGACAAGAACGTGTACGGCGAGAAGCAGACGGCGTGGAACAACGCCGTCTCCGAGATGGAGCGGATTCTCGGCGAGAACTCGGCCCTGCTCAACGAGGTGTCCGACAGCTACCAGTACAGCGAGAAGTCCCTCACCCAGCTCTGGGAGAGCGTGCGCATCGGCGGCGCCTGACCGTGTATGAGGGCGGCACGCCCACCCCCGGCGGCCGTCCGTGTGCGCATCCCGCGGACGGCCGCCCCTCGTAACCCCTCGACGCGGGGCGGAACCTGACGGACGCAGA contains these protein-coding regions:
- the eccB gene encoding type VII secretion protein EccB → MQSKRDQVQAHMFVMGRLTSSMLRADPDAPESPQGRTNRGVVIGVVIAVLISAGAFVLGLLKPGTKDSWQASGTLVVNKDTGSRYLYLDGRLRPVRNYSSARLLMGADMKVSMVGAASLRDTPHGAPVGIEGAPDALPGGGDLDTGPWQVCSGTVSGSTGTTLAVGGQTVAPGLPTTRALLVTGPDKADYLVWRGSKLLLADESNAREALGYGSTPRTAVSAAFLNSLPSGPDLAPRPVRDEGSAGPSLGGRSTRIGEVFRVTVPGAAERYYLLEREGLTPLTATGAALVLGDPETREKVYEGRAAQVAVLGADALNGRLAPGAGEMAQNPDLPEAPPEVLGVDEDTTACVRIAAGAEGPRISVALETAAALGPAAQAPPEGLTPACLPVARITVRPGGGALVRALGAGGSQVGGTLYLVTDTGMKYRVGTAKALAALGYTEGQAYGLPSPLLAMLPTGPDLSTEAAAVGVSGTTAPRCESGRP
- a CDS encoding WXG100 family type VII secretion target — its product is MAPTGKQQSQADATRNGVTALEQAFSGVQRCRQDVENMKHNLSSGYSGSDGGAFQKLLERWDQQAEIISNNLQNMIDTLNETLKAQGQQQGSSNQAIQEAYSRSEAIFEALRG
- a CDS encoding WXG100 family type VII secretion target, which encodes MPDFTDGLIYVDYSHMDNAADDMVQQTKAIDSILTNLDSELQQLKETWEGDDKNVYGEKQTAWNNAVSEMERILGENSALLNEVSDSYQYSEKSLTQLWESVRIGGA